From Diospyros lotus cultivar Yz01 chromosome 4, ASM1463336v1, whole genome shotgun sequence, a single genomic window includes:
- the LOC127799650 gene encoding receptor protein kinase CLAVATA1-like, with translation MRVPCSSLINTCFLLLLLFLLQCFLLSSCDAYSDLDALMKLKSSMIGAAGSGLDDWKPETSSSHCSFSGVTCDEDSRVIALNISTLPDLFGTIPPEIGLLDRLLNLTLSADNLNGPLPLEMSNLTALRFVNLSSNNFSGDFPGDMVLTMTNLEVFDAYNNNFSGKLPLQFASLKRLRTLHLDGNYFSGEIPEAYADIQSLEILGLGGNGLTGRIPASLARLSNLQELCLGCFNAYKGGIPQELGSLSSLRLLDLRSCNLSGGIPPSLGNLKMLHTLFLQLNNLSGIIPSQLSGLLSLKQLDLSTNQFNGEIPDSFIELQNLTLLNLFENNLHGPVPSFIGDLPNLEVLQVWRNNFTLELPENLGRNRKLLYLDVSTNHLTGTIPHDLCKGRRLKKLILMENYFMGPIPEELGECKSLTRVRIMKNYLNGTIPSGFFSMPLLDLLELNDNLFTGQLPSEISGKTLRLLSLSNNYISGELPPAIGNLDNLLYLLLDTNQFSGEIPEQIFSLKALLKINLGSNNVTGKIPSSLEHSQSITSIDFSRNRLHGEIPRGIARLHNLGMLNLSRNQLTGAIPGEMASMGSLAMLDLSYNNLSGRIPCGGQFQAFNASSFDGNSKLRPPHNLCLFQVPNPPVGALRERRAGLFRSTKLLIVAITVGVMFGLIIMITVAVTLRGIRNKRLEKSRVWKLTAFQKLDFKAEDILECLKEENIIGKGGAGIVYRGTMPNGGVDLAIKQLVGRDTTGRNDHGFSAEIQTLGKIRHRNIVKLLGYLSNRETNLLVYEYMPNGCLGEMLHGPNGAQLQWKSRNKIAMEAAKGLCYLHHDCSPLIIHRDVKSNNILLDSDYEAHVADFGLAKYFRAAGASERMSCIAGTFGYIAPEYGHTLKVDEKSDVYSFGVVLLELITGRKPVAREFEEGVNIVGWVKKRRKELGRPSDAEWVLAVIDQRLSQYPLTGVIKSLRIAMMCVEDASAARPTMRKVVHMLTHPPRSPTTIQKC, from the coding sequence ATGAGAGTGCCTTGTTCATCTCTAATTAACACttgttttcttctcctcctcctcttcctgtTACAGTGCTTTTTGCTTTCATCTTGTGATGCGTATTCGGATCTTGACGCGCTGATGAAGCTCAAGTCCTCCATGATCGGAGCGGCGGGTTCTGGACTTGATGACTGGAAGCCGGAAACCTCGTCCTCCCATTGCTCCTTTTCTGGAGTTACGTGCGATGAGGACTCCCGGGTTATTGCTCTCAACATCTCCACTCTTCCTGATCTATTCGGTACCATTCCTCCCGAGATTGGCCTTTTGGACCGTCTCCTCAATCTCACTCTCTCCGCCGACAATCTCAACGGTCCTCTTCCTCTTGAGATGTCCAACCTCACCGCTCTCAGGTTCGTCAACCTCTCCTCCAACAACTTCAGCGGCGACTTCCCTGGAGATATGGTGCTCACCATGACGAACCTCGAGGTTTTTGATGCTTACAACAACAACTTCTCCGGCAAGCTCCCTCTGCAGTTTGCCAGCCTGAAGAGACTCAGAACGCTCCATCTAGACGGAAACTACTTTTCCGGCGAGATTCCGGAAGCCTACGCCGATATACAAAGCCTAGAGATCTTAGGTCTTGGAGGCAACGGTCTCACGGGAAGAATTCCAGCGAGCTTGGCTCGGTTGTCCAACCTTCAAGAACTGTGCCTCGGTTGTTTTAATGCGTACAAAGGAGGTATTCCGCAGGAGTTAGGATCATTGAGCTCGCTCCGACTCCTGGATTTGAGAAGTTGTAACCTCTCCGGCGGGATTCCGCCGAGTTTGGGAAATCTGAAGATGTTACACACTCTCTTTCTCCAGCTTAATAACCTTTCCGGCATCATCCCTTCGCAACTTTCCGGTTTGCTGAGTCTGAAACAACTCGACCTCTCCACGAACCAATTCAATGGAGAGATACCCGACAGTTTCATTGAACTTCAGAACCTCACCCTACTGAACCTCTTCGAAAACAACCTTCACGGTCCTGTTCCGTCGTTCATCGGCGATTTGCCCAATCTGGAGGTGCTGCAGGTTTGGAGGAATAATTTCACCTTGGAATTGCCCGAAAACCTTGGCCGGAACAGAAAACTACTGTATCTCGACGTCTCGACCAATCACCTAACAGGTACGATTCCTCACGATTTATGCAAGGGAAGGAGACTGAAGAAGCTGATACTGATGGAGAATTACTTCATGGGGCCGATTCCTGAAGAACTCGGTGAGTGCAAATCACTGACTCGGGTTCGAATCATGAAGAACTACTTGAACGGAACGATTCCCTCTGGCTTCTTTAGCATGCCGTTATTGGACTTGCTTGAGCTTAACGACAACTTGTTCACCGGCCAACTTCCTTCTGAGATATCGGGCAAGACACTCCGCTTACTGTCCCTGTCTAATAACTACATCTCCGGTGAACTTCCTCCTGCCATTGGCAATCTTGATAACTTGCTTTATCTCCTCCTTGACACGAACCAATTTTCTGGTGAAATCCCGGAGCAGATCTTCAGTTTGAAAGCTCTTTTGAAGATCAACCTCGGCTCCAACAACGTTACCGGAAAGATTCCGTCGTCACTAGAACACTCTCAGTCTATAACTTCAATTGATTTCAGCAGGAACAGATTGCACGGCGAAATTCCCAGAGGCATTGCCAGATTACACAACTTGGGCATGCTCAATTTGTCAAGAAACCAGCTGACTGGTGCAATACCCGGTGAAATGGCATCCATGGGTAGCCTAGCAATGCTGGACCTTTCATACAATAACCTGTCCGGGAGAATCCCCTGCGGCGGGCAATTCCAAGCCTTCAATGCCAGCTCCTTCGACGGCAACTCCAAACTCCGTCCACCGCACAATCTATGCCTGTTCCAAGTGCCAAACCCACCAGTTGGGGCTTTAAGGGAACGGCGTGCGGGGCTTTTCAGATCAACAAAGCTTCTCATTGTCGCGATCACTGTTGGCGTGATGTTTGGGTTGATCATCATGATCACAGTCGCGGTCACGTTGAGGGGAATCAGAAACAAGAGATTGGAAAAATCAAGAGTATGGAAGCTCACTGCATTCCAGAAGCTGGATTTCAAAGCAGAAGACATTCTCGAGTGCTTGAAGGAAGAGAACATTATCGGAAAAGGAGGAGCCGGAATCGTGTACCGGGGAACCATGCCAAACGGCGGAGTTGACTTGGCAATCAAGCAACTGGTTGGCCGTGATACCACGGGTCGCAACGACCATGGTTTCTCGGCCGAAATACAGACTCTAGGAAAAATCCGGCACCGAAACATAGTGAAACTGTTAGGGTACCTGTCCAACAGAGAAACGAACTTGCTGGTGTACGAGTACATGCCAAATGGGTGCTTGGGGGAGATGCTTCATGGGCCAAACGGAGCCCAATTGCAATGGAAGAGCAGGAACAAGATTGCAATGGAGGCAGCCAAAGGGCTGTGTTATCTCCACCATGATTGTTCCCCTCTCATCATCCACAGGGATGTCAAATCCAACAACATACTGCTCGATTCTGATTACGAGGCTCATGTGGCTGATTTCGGGCTGGCCAAGTACTTCCGGGCGGCCGGAGCTTCAGAGCGCATGTCGTGCATTGCCGGCACCTTTGGTTACATTGCTCCAGAGTACGGGCATACCCTCAAAGTGGACGAGAAGAGCGATGTGTATAGCTTTGGGGTGGTGCTTCTAGAGCTGATCACCGGTCGGAAGCCAGTGGCCCGTGAGTTCGAAGAGGGAGTGAACATTGTGGGGTGGgtgaagaagaggagaaaggaGTTGGGTCGGCCGTCTGATGCAGAATGGGTGCTTGCAGTGATTGATCAAAGGCTTAGCCAGTACCCATTGACGGGAGTGATAAAGTCGTTGAGGATTGCAATGATGTGCGTTGAGGATGCGAGTGCAGCCAGGCCTACCATGAGAAAAGTCGTCCACATGCTCACCCATCCACCCCGATCCCCCACTACAATACAAAAGTGTTAA